One window from the genome of Actinoplanes teichomyceticus ATCC 31121 encodes:
- a CDS encoding response regulator has translation MTARPVRVAVVDDHPVFRFGMAALLRTLPGTELVGEATDRRAATALVAAQRPDVVLMDLHLGAESGQAATAAIRREHPEVAVLVITAFDDEMHVLGALRAGAAGYLLKSAGAEEIERAIHAVANGELLLGRAVAGRALDALHRPDPAASAFPQLTEREREVLDQVARGLDNATVARRLALSPKTVRNHVSSVLLKLQVSSRGQAIVAAREAGLGVDRAGTHRG, from the coding sequence CATCCCGTCTTCCGCTTCGGCATGGCGGCGCTGCTGCGTACCCTGCCCGGAACCGAGCTGGTCGGCGAAGCCACCGACCGCCGCGCCGCGACAGCCCTGGTCGCCGCGCAACGGCCCGACGTGGTCCTGATGGACCTGCACCTGGGCGCCGAGTCGGGCCAGGCGGCCACCGCGGCCATCCGCCGCGAACACCCGGAGGTGGCCGTACTGGTCATCACCGCCTTCGACGACGAAATGCACGTGCTCGGCGCACTGCGCGCCGGCGCGGCCGGCTACCTGCTCAAGAGCGCGGGCGCCGAGGAGATCGAACGGGCCATCCACGCCGTCGCCAACGGCGAGCTCCTGCTCGGCCGCGCCGTCGCCGGCCGCGCGCTGGACGCGCTGCACCGCCCGGATCCGGCCGCGTCCGCCTTCCCCCAGCTCACCGAGCGCGAACGGGAGGTGCTCGACCAGGTGGCGCGCGGACTGGACAACGCCACGGTGGCCCGACGGCTGGCGCTGAGCCCGAAGACGGTCCGCAACCACGTCTCCAGCGTGCTGCTCAAACTGCAGGTGAGCAGCCGCGGCCAGGCCATCGTGGCGGCCCGGGAGGCCGGGCTCGGCGTGGACCGGGCGGGGACGCACCGGGGGTGA
- a CDS encoding GNAT family N-acetyltransferase — protein sequence MAATPPHLWLYGLHVAAVSRRAGIGRALVRAAENVAHGRGARQMTLDVDAGEAGAITLYEALGYTVVRHHDRHWRPVDRRTAAVVAEGVPATLIMRRSLRDRSRGG from the coding sequence GTGGCTGCGACCCCCCCGCATCTCTGGCTCTACGGACTGCACGTCGCCGCGGTGTCCCGGCGCGCGGGCATCGGCCGGGCCCTGGTGCGCGCCGCCGAGAACGTCGCCCACGGTCGCGGCGCGCGGCAGATGACCCTGGACGTGGACGCCGGCGAGGCCGGAGCGATCACCCTCTACGAGGCGCTCGGCTACACCGTCGTGCGGCATCATGATCGTCACTGGCGGCCGGTCGACCGGCGTACCGCGGCGGTGGTTGCCGAAGGCGTCCCCGCGACGCTGATCATGCGGCGGTCGCTGCGTGACCGGAGTCGTGGAGGGTGA
- a CDS encoding erythromycin esterase family protein, giving the protein MTALATLTISTLDPTAGLDDLEPLRDLVGDARVVGIGESAHDVREYQQLRFRLTRFLVERMGFTTLALESGFAEGLLVDRWVRDAPGAAGTVDEIAGRGLTYGFGRSPETRRLLSWLRRQHREGRRVRFAGLDLPADLGSLLPALEIVAGHLEVDPAAREIIDQIRTYAEAWARPHTLAAARAYAETPAADRDALTVLLAELSTRVDALRPIHARQAAAPGHADTAVRHDERHADTAVRHDKAHTDTAVRHDKAHTDAVVRHDKAHTDTAVRHDERHADTPVRHDEARGDGVAWHEAAATARHALRLAVLLDQMLRAQLAAAQGSTAHAVVNVRDAAMAETAAHLLRDGQRMVISAANNHLQRIPIDLGDSSVAVLGGHLATGLGDGYLSIAVTCGGGRTPTRRPAPGTERGVQVLTVDLAAPAPGSVEALLGGDRPGITDLRPLRGVPGGPRRYRNLDGYLDVPVADAFDLVAVVPRLQ; this is encoded by the coding sequence GTGACCGCCCTGGCAACGCTCACGATCTCGACCCTCGACCCGACCGCCGGCCTCGACGACCTGGAACCACTGCGCGACCTCGTCGGCGACGCGCGGGTCGTCGGCATCGGCGAGTCGGCGCACGACGTGCGGGAGTACCAGCAATTGCGTTTCCGCCTCACCCGCTTCCTGGTGGAGCGCATGGGCTTCACCACGCTCGCCCTGGAGTCCGGTTTCGCCGAGGGCCTGCTGGTGGACCGGTGGGTCCGGGACGCGCCCGGCGCGGCCGGCACGGTCGACGAGATCGCCGGGCGGGGCCTGACCTACGGATTCGGCCGCTCCCCCGAGACGCGGCGGCTGCTGAGCTGGCTGCGCCGGCAGCACCGGGAGGGGCGGCGGGTGCGGTTCGCGGGGCTCGACCTGCCGGCCGACCTGGGCTCGCTGCTGCCCGCGCTGGAGATCGTGGCGGGCCACCTCGAGGTCGACCCGGCGGCGCGGGAGATCATCGATCAGATCCGGACGTACGCCGAGGCCTGGGCTCGGCCGCACACCCTTGCGGCGGCCCGGGCGTACGCGGAAACCCCGGCGGCGGACCGGGACGCGCTGACGGTCCTGCTGGCCGAGCTGTCCACGCGGGTCGACGCCCTGCGGCCGATCCACGCCCGGCAAGCCGCGGCCCCCGGGCACGCGGACACCGCGGTCCGGCACGACGAGAGGCACGCGGACACCGCGGTCCGGCACGACAAGGCGCACACGGACACCGCGGTCCGGCACGACAAGGCGCACACCGACGCCGTAGTCCGGCACGACAAGGCGCACACGGACACCGCGGTCCGGCACGACGAGAGGCACGCGGACACCCCCGTCCGGCACGACGAGGCGCGCGGCGACGGCGTGGCCTGGCACGAGGCGGCAGCCACCGCGCGGCACGCGCTGCGCCTCGCCGTCCTGCTGGACCAGATGCTGCGCGCCCAGCTCGCCGCGGCGCAGGGCTCGACGGCGCACGCGGTGGTCAACGTCCGCGACGCCGCGATGGCCGAGACCGCCGCCCATCTGCTGCGGGACGGGCAGCGCATGGTGATCTCCGCGGCCAACAACCACCTGCAGCGCATCCCGATCGATCTGGGCGATTCATCTGTTGCCGTGCTGGGTGGCCACCTGGCCACCGGCCTCGGCGACGGGTACCTGTCGATCGCGGTCACCTGCGGCGGGGGCCGGACGCCGACGAGGCGGCCGGCGCCGGGCACCGAGCGCGGCGTGCAGGTGCTGACCGTCGACCTGGCCGCCCCGGCGCCGGGCAGCGTGGAGGCGTTGCTCGGCGGCGACCGGCCGGGGATCACCGATCTGCGGCCGTTGCGGGGCGTGCCCGGCGGGCCGCGGCGGTACCGCAACCTGGACGGCTACCTCGACGTGCCGGTCGCGGACGCGTTCGACCTGGTCGCCGTCGTGCCCCGGCTGCAGTGA
- a CDS encoding VOC family protein — translation MTSFIRNVSFDCADPYVLAVFWSEVVGHPIHPQCTPGDPEVVIEPPGGPRLYFQAVPESKQLKNRVHVCLRSPDLGRDAEVERLLAAGATLLADHRSPDGGWVVLQDPAGNEFCVTGA, via the coding sequence ATGACCTCTTTCATCCGGAACGTCTCCTTCGACTGCGCCGACCCGTACGTGCTCGCGGTGTTCTGGAGCGAGGTGGTCGGCCACCCGATCCACCCGCAGTGCACCCCCGGCGACCCGGAGGTGGTCATCGAGCCACCCGGCGGCCCCCGCCTGTACTTCCAGGCCGTGCCCGAGTCCAAACAGCTGAAGAACCGCGTCCACGTCTGCCTGCGGTCACCGGACCTGGGCCGGGACGCGGAGGTGGAGCGGCTGCTGGCGGCCGGCGCGACGCTGCTGGCCGACCACCGGAGCCCGGACGGCGGCTGGGTGGTCCTGCAGGATCCGGCCGGCAACGAGTTCTGCGTCACCGGCGCCTGA
- a CDS encoding LysR substrate-binding domain-containing protein codes for MDLRHLRSFAALAEERHFGRAAARLHIAQPALSQQVKQLEREFGVELVSRTTRRVELTEAGRRFAEHARAVLGSLGRASADMALLASGRAGRVAAGFIGTATYDLLPQAAREVRRLLPAVRLDLHGELLSPALLTGLLDGAYDLAVLRPDGVTRPEIELRVLRAEPLIAVLPDRHRLAGRDRIDLAELATEPFVTHFSGHRSSIHEHVLAACAAAGFQPASLMEVGETATLVVFVAAGLGVALVPEPVRSLALAGVAYVPLTAPPTVRLALATRAGETSPAVHRVAEIVARCT; via the coding sequence ATGGATCTGCGCCACCTGCGCTCCTTCGCGGCGCTCGCCGAGGAACGGCACTTCGGCCGGGCCGCGGCGCGCCTGCACATCGCCCAGCCGGCCCTGTCCCAGCAGGTCAAGCAGCTGGAGCGGGAGTTCGGGGTGGAACTGGTCAGCCGCACCACCCGCCGGGTCGAGCTGACCGAGGCCGGGCGCCGTTTCGCCGAGCACGCGCGCGCCGTGCTCGGCTCGCTCGGCCGGGCCTCGGCCGACATGGCGTTGCTCGCGTCCGGGCGGGCCGGGCGGGTCGCGGCCGGTTTCATCGGCACCGCGACGTACGATCTGCTGCCCCAGGCCGCCCGCGAGGTGCGCCGCCTGCTGCCCGCCGTCCGGCTCGACCTGCACGGCGAGCTGCTCAGCCCGGCCCTGCTGACCGGCCTGCTCGACGGCGCGTACGACCTGGCCGTGCTGCGCCCCGACGGCGTCACCCGGCCGGAGATCGAGCTGCGGGTGCTGCGCGCCGAGCCGCTGATCGCGGTGCTGCCCGACCGGCACCGGCTCGCCGGCCGCGACCGGATCGACCTGGCCGAGCTGGCGACCGAGCCGTTCGTCACGCACTTCTCCGGGCACCGCTCGTCGATCCACGAGCACGTCCTGGCGGCCTGCGCCGCGGCCGGTTTCCAACCGGCCTCGCTGATGGAGGTCGGCGAGACCGCCACCCTGGTCGTGTTCGTCGCCGCCGGACTGGGCGTCGCCCTGGTCCCGGAACCGGTGCGCAGCCTCGCGCTGGCCGGCGTCGCCTACGTGCCGCTGACCGCGCCGCCCACGGTGCGGCTGGCGCTGGCGACCCGGGCGGGGGAGACGTCGCCCGCGGTCCACCGGGTCGCCGAGATCGTCGCCCGCTGCACGTGA
- a CDS encoding thiolase family protein, with protein sequence MNSAYLYAAVRTPFGRFGGALAETRPDDLAAIALRGLLERAPGLDPAAVGDVVWGCANQAGEDNRNVGRMAVLLAGLPVTVPATTVNRLCGSSLDAAMIGSRTIESGDADVVVIGGVESMTRAPWVLPKPSRAFPAGNVTAVSTTLGWRLTNDNMPAGWTVSLGEANEMLGEKFGISRDRQDEFAARSHRLADAAWTAGFYDDLVVAVPGAELTRDESIRPGSSAATLAGLRPSFRPDGTITAGNASPLNDGASAVLLGSAGAADRIGRAPLARVAGRGVSAVEPPMFGYAPVEAADRALERAGITWDDVAAVELNEAFAVQSLACVDAWGIDPAIVNARGGAIAIGHPLGASGGRILGTLAARLAGSGDRWGVAAICIGVGQALAVVLENVA encoded by the coding sequence ATGAACTCCGCCTACCTGTACGCCGCGGTCCGTACCCCGTTCGGCCGTTTCGGCGGCGCCCTCGCCGAGACCCGCCCGGACGATCTCGCCGCGATCGCCCTGCGCGGCCTGCTGGAACGGGCCCCGGGCCTGGACCCGGCGGCGGTCGGCGACGTCGTGTGGGGCTGCGCCAACCAGGCCGGCGAGGACAACCGCAACGTGGGCCGGATGGCGGTGCTGCTCGCCGGCCTGCCGGTCACCGTGCCGGCCACCACGGTCAACCGGCTCTGCGGCTCGTCGCTGGACGCGGCGATGATCGGCTCCCGCACGATCGAGTCCGGCGACGCCGACGTGGTGGTGATCGGCGGGGTCGAGTCGATGACCCGGGCGCCGTGGGTGCTGCCGAAGCCGTCGCGGGCATTCCCGGCCGGCAACGTGACCGCGGTGTCGACGACGCTGGGCTGGCGGCTGACCAACGACAACATGCCGGCCGGGTGGACGGTGTCGCTGGGCGAGGCGAACGAGATGCTCGGCGAGAAGTTCGGGATCTCGCGGGACCGGCAGGACGAGTTCGCGGCCCGCTCGCACCGTCTCGCCGACGCGGCCTGGACCGCCGGCTTCTACGACGACCTGGTCGTCGCGGTGCCCGGCGCCGAGCTGACCCGGGACGAGAGCATCCGTCCCGGGTCGTCGGCGGCGACCCTGGCCGGGCTCCGGCCGTCGTTCCGGCCCGACGGCACGATCACCGCCGGCAACGCGTCCCCGCTCAACGACGGGGCGTCCGCGGTCCTGCTCGGCTCGGCCGGGGCCGCCGACCGGATCGGGCGGGCCCCGCTCGCCCGCGTGGCCGGTCGCGGGGTGTCCGCGGTCGAGCCGCCGATGTTCGGGTACGCGCCGGTCGAGGCGGCCGACCGGGCCCTCGAACGCGCCGGGATCACCTGGGACGACGTGGCCGCGGTCGAGCTGAACGAGGCCTTCGCGGTCCAGTCGCTGGCCTGCGTCGACGCCTGGGGCATCGACCCGGCGATCGTCAACGCCCGCGGCGGGGCGATCGCCATCGGTCACCCGCTGGGCGCCTCCGGCGGCCGGATCCTGGGCACGCTCGCCGCCCGGCTGGCCGGCTCGGGTGACCGCTGGGGCGTCGCGGCGATCTGCATCGGCGTCGGGCAGGCGCTGGCCGTGGTGCTGGAGAACGTGGCGTGA
- a CDS encoding 3-oxoacid CoA-transferase subunit A — protein sequence MSVRICAGAAEAVAGIRDGSTVLIGGFGMAGMPVRLLDALIEQGAGDLTVVSNNAGNGDTGLAALLAAGRVRKVICSFPRQPDSWVFDGLYRAGRIELELVPQGTLAERMRAAGAGIGAFYTRTGAGTPLAEGRETRKIDGRTHVLEYPIKGDVALIGAHRSDRMGNLVYRKTARNFGPVMATAADLVVAQVGAIVETGALDPEVIVTPGIYVDRVVAV from the coding sequence GTGAGCGTGCGGATCTGCGCCGGCGCCGCCGAGGCGGTGGCCGGGATCCGGGACGGGTCCACCGTCCTGATCGGGGGTTTCGGGATGGCCGGGATGCCGGTGCGGCTTCTCGACGCGCTCATCGAGCAGGGAGCCGGCGATCTCACGGTGGTCTCGAACAACGCCGGCAACGGCGACACCGGGCTGGCCGCGCTGCTGGCCGCCGGCCGGGTCCGCAAGGTGATCTGCTCCTTCCCCCGGCAGCCCGACTCGTGGGTGTTCGACGGGCTGTACCGGGCCGGGCGGATCGAGCTCGAACTGGTGCCGCAGGGCACCCTGGCCGAGCGGATGCGCGCGGCCGGGGCCGGCATCGGCGCGTTCTACACCCGCACCGGCGCGGGGACGCCGCTGGCCGAGGGCAGGGAGACCCGCAAGATCGACGGGCGGACCCATGTCCTGGAGTACCCGATCAAGGGTGACGTCGCGCTGATCGGCGCCCACCGGTCGGACCGGATGGGCAACCTGGTCTACCGCAAGACCGCCCGCAACTTCGGGCCGGTGATGGCGACCGCGGCCGACCTGGTCGTCGCCCAGGTCGGCGCGATCGTCGAGACCGGCGCCCTGGACCCGGAGGTGATCGTGACGCCGGGCATCTACGTCGACCGGGTGGTGGCGGTATGA
- a CDS encoding 3-oxoacid CoA-transferase subunit B — MSLTRHEMAALVARDIAPGSYVNLGIGLPTLVADHLPADAGIVLHTENGMLHMGPAATGDRVDPDLINAGKVPVTELPGSAYFHHADSFAMMRGGHLDVCVLGAFQVSAAGDLANWHTGEPDAIPAVGGAMDLAAGARSVYVMMTLFTRDGTPKLVPSCTYPLTGPGCVDRVYTDVATFVITGAGVVVRQTHGVSFDELAARLAVPLRRGW, encoded by the coding sequence ATGAGCCTGACCAGGCACGAGATGGCCGCGCTGGTGGCCCGGGACATCGCCCCCGGGTCGTACGTCAATCTCGGGATCGGACTGCCCACCCTGGTCGCCGACCATCTGCCCGCCGACGCCGGCATCGTGCTGCACACCGAGAACGGGATGCTGCACATGGGTCCGGCCGCGACCGGCGACCGGGTCGACCCGGATCTGATCAACGCGGGCAAGGTCCCGGTCACCGAGCTGCCCGGCTCGGCGTACTTCCACCACGCCGACTCGTTCGCGATGATGCGCGGCGGCCACCTGGACGTGTGCGTGCTCGGGGCGTTCCAGGTGTCGGCGGCCGGCGACCTGGCCAACTGGCACACCGGCGAGCCGGACGCGATCCCGGCGGTCGGCGGGGCGATGGATCTGGCGGCCGGGGCCCGCAGCGTGTACGTGATGATGACCCTGTTCACCCGGGACGGCACGCCGAAGCTGGTGCCGTCGTGCACCTACCCGCTGACCGGTCCGGGCTGCGTGGACCGGGTGTACACGGACGTGGCCACGTTCGTCATCACCGGCGCGGGCGTCGTGGTCCGCCAGACGCACGGCGTCTCCTTCGACGAGCTGGCCGCACGCCTCGCGGTGCCGCTGCGCCGGGGCTGGTGA
- a CDS encoding LGFP repeat-containing protein, whose product MGTRRRTGAALRALATVMVGIAATTAPVAASPAYAGEGSYHCGILVYGAIEDRYLQAGAQNGPLGCPNGTETDAAGGGRWESFRGGDIYWHPRTGAHIVWGAIRDKWTQYGRERGYGFPLTDELTTPDGVGRYNHFERGSIYWTPATGAHTVYGGIRERWAAMGWERSCLRYPVSDETDTPGGGGRYQMFQGGSMYWTPAGGAQPTC is encoded by the coding sequence ATGGGCACACGGCGCAGGACCGGTGCGGCGCTTCGCGCGCTGGCCACGGTCATGGTGGGCATCGCGGCGACGACCGCGCCGGTCGCGGCCTCGCCCGCGTACGCCGGCGAGGGCAGCTATCACTGCGGCATCCTGGTCTACGGCGCGATCGAGGACCGGTATCTGCAGGCCGGCGCGCAGAACGGCCCGCTGGGCTGCCCCAACGGCACCGAGACGGACGCGGCCGGCGGCGGGCGGTGGGAGTCGTTCCGGGGCGGCGACATCTACTGGCATCCGCGGACCGGCGCGCACATCGTCTGGGGCGCGATCCGCGACAAGTGGACCCAGTACGGCCGGGAGCGCGGCTACGGCTTCCCGCTCACCGACGAGCTGACCACCCCGGACGGCGTCGGCCGCTACAACCACTTCGAACGCGGCTCGATCTACTGGACGCCGGCGACCGGCGCGCACACCGTCTACGGCGGGATCCGCGAACGGTGGGCGGCGATGGGCTGGGAGCGCAGCTGCCTGCGCTATCCGGTGTCGGACGAGACGGACACCCCGGGCGGTGGCGGCCGGTACCAGATGTTCCAGGGCGGCTCGATGTACTGGACCCCGGCCGGCGGCGCCCAGCCCACCTGCTGA
- a CDS encoding pyridoxamine 5'-phosphate oxidase family protein, giving the protein MKVYERIDGRLRSFIEAQPMFFVATAPSGPGGHVNVSPKGMAGTFAVLGEHRVAYLDYHGSGAETIAHLSENGRITLMFCAFGGPPNIVRLHGHGRAVPVTAPEHAELRRLFDAPPDTHGVRAVIDVAVERVSDSCGYAVPLMSYQGDRDLLIRSHERRTDADLAEYRRVKNGVSIDGRPIFAGSAPEG; this is encoded by the coding sequence ATGAAGGTATACGAACGGATCGATGGGCGGTTGCGGAGCTTCATCGAGGCGCAGCCGATGTTCTTCGTGGCCACCGCGCCCAGCGGGCCGGGCGGGCACGTCAACGTCTCGCCCAAGGGCATGGCCGGTACCTTCGCGGTGCTCGGCGAGCACCGGGTCGCCTATCTGGATTACCACGGCAGCGGCGCGGAGACGATCGCCCACCTGAGCGAGAACGGGCGGATCACCCTGATGTTCTGCGCCTTCGGTGGGCCGCCGAACATCGTCCGGCTGCACGGCCACGGCCGCGCGGTGCCGGTCACCGCGCCGGAGCACGCCGAGCTGCGGCGGCTGTTCGACGCGCCGCCGGACACCCACGGCGTGCGGGCGGTGATCGACGTCGCGGTCGAGCGGGTCAGCGACTCCTGCGGCTACGCGGTGCCGCTGATGTCCTACCAGGGTGACCGGGACCTGCTGATCCGGTCGCACGAGCGGCGCACCGACGCGGACCTCGCGGAATATCGCCGGGTGAAGAACGGCGTCAGCATCGACGGCCGGCCGATCTTCGCCGGGAGCGCGCCCGAGGGCTGA
- a CDS encoding GGDEF domain-containing protein — MSWYVRRILANSRADNAAVVSGFTVGLFFTLCGLYTFVTILLPTPPGFRPGAVFLIGLTGVGCGLTAMALPWARIPRLVRLAIAPSAMSLIALHNVAAGNDAFRYGMFFFLVFLWLGLCEPRGTSLKMSPYLAAAYLTPLIAEGATGSDLASISYTLPLYLTVGEVLAWRTERVRRLQNRLRQLAEHDSLTGLPNRAVFTSALRAHCATPDPVAVLFLDLDGFKQINDRLGHAAGDDVLVKVAGALRGHTRAGYGDLPCRLAGDEFVLLLPGTDLDAAHTVAGQLVQRLGQLRAADGRPIRGSVGVAGGRGMDAERLLATADQAMYAAKQAKAAGRTVA; from the coding sequence GTGAGCTGGTACGTGCGGCGCATCCTGGCGAACTCGCGCGCCGACAACGCGGCCGTGGTCAGCGGCTTCACCGTCGGCCTGTTCTTCACGCTGTGCGGGCTGTACACGTTCGTGACCATCCTGCTGCCCACCCCGCCCGGCTTCCGGCCCGGCGCGGTGTTCCTGATCGGGCTGACCGGGGTCGGGTGCGGGCTGACCGCGATGGCGCTGCCGTGGGCCCGGATACCGCGCCTCGTCCGGCTGGCGATCGCGCCCTCGGCCATGTCGCTCATCGCGCTGCACAACGTCGCCGCGGGCAACGACGCGTTCCGGTACGGCATGTTCTTCTTCCTGGTGTTCCTCTGGCTCGGCCTGTGCGAGCCGCGCGGCACCAGCCTGAAGATGAGCCCGTACCTGGCGGCCGCCTATCTGACGCCGTTGATCGCCGAGGGCGCGACCGGCTCCGACCTGGCGTCGATCAGCTACACGCTGCCGCTGTATCTCACCGTCGGCGAGGTGCTGGCCTGGCGCACCGAGCGGGTGCGCCGGCTGCAGAACCGGCTGCGGCAACTGGCCGAGCACGACTCGCTGACCGGCCTGCCCAACCGCGCGGTGTTCACCAGCGCCCTGCGGGCGCACTGCGCGACGCCCGATCCGGTCGCCGTCCTCTTCCTCGACCTGGACGGCTTCAAACAGATCAACGACCGCCTGGGCCACGCCGCCGGCGACGACGTGCTGGTCAAGGTAGCCGGGGCGCTGCGCGGGCACACCCGTGCGGGGTACGGCGATCTGCCGTGCCGCCTGGCCGGTGACGAGTTCGTCCTGCTGCTGCCCGGCACCGACCTGGACGCCGCGCACACCGTCGCCGGCCAGCTCGTGCAGCGACTGGGCCAGCTGCGCGCGGCCGACGGCAGGCCGATCCGCGGCAGCGTCGGGGTGGCCGGCGGCCGCGGCATGGACGCCGAGCGGCTGCTCGCCACCGCGGACCAGGCGATGTACGCCGCCAAGCAGGCGAAAGCCGCCGGTCGCACGGTCGCCTAG